The following DNA comes from Cytophagales bacterium.
ACGACTAAAATAGAGAGGGTCATTAAATCCCGTGCTGTAGGCGATATCAGCAATAGATTTGTTGCTTTGTTGTAATAATTCCTGTGCTTTTTCGATACGACGATGATTAATGTAACTGACAGGCGAATCGTTGAACTCTTTCTTGAAATTCCGATTAAACGTAGATAAGCTCATGTTGCACATTTTCGCTAATTCTTCTGTGCTAAGTGTAGAATAAAGGTGTTTCCTAACAACCTTTCTCAATTCAACATGAGGCCCGGAATTTATTTCTGAAACTATTTCGTAAATCGATTCAACATTTTTCGTCTGGATCAGAAGCAGGACTAATTCTTTGATCTTCAGGAATAAGATATCGTCGTTTGCTAAAGTTGGCGTTTGGAAATATAGCTCCAAAGAATCGATGTACTTAGTAAGCACCTTTTCATGAGAAACGATGTTTAAATGATCAAAATGATCTCCTTTTCTCAGTGCATCGGGTAATTCGTTAGCGAATACTTCTTTGAGTATGTGAGGGAAAAGGTGAATAAAAACGACCTCTACGACTCCATCTCCCAGGTTTTTGACAAGATCCACAAAGTGATTACCACATTTCAATAAAAGGCATTCAGATTCTTTTAATTGAGCTATGCCATCCGGTGATAGAACATGAGAATCGCACTCTATAAAATGAATGAAACAACCTTGATTTTGAACCAATGCTTTATATCGAAATGGCGTCTTGATCTTCAGTTTTTCGATCACAGGAAATTTACCATAAGAAATTGTTTGACGATCTAGAATCACAATATTCTCTGCATCAACTATGGTACACAACGAGTAGTTATCGTCGCATTTCCGCAGCTAGTGAATAGCACTAAAGTAGTGAAATCTGTCACTCCCGGCAAGGAGAAGCTCACAACGGTTCAAAGAGGCACTACGTTCCGAAAGTCAAATTCTCCTACGAGAAAAAGTTGGAAGAAAGCAATGCGTTTCAAAAGTCAAAAACTCAAGTGAACTGAAGTCTCCATACAGCACAAAACTTTCTTGGCGGTAGACTCACGGGCAAGTCTTGGTGCAGTTTGCAGTAAGCACACAAGCACATGCCTCATACATATTGTTGCAGCATGTTTATTGGCGAAGATCTTCTCCGTTGGCTCCTAATAGCATTTGTTCTCGAATGTACACTTTGAATGTTTTTTTGGTGTCAAAAATTGTTCCGTCCTCATGCCAAAATTCGACGACCAAGTTTGGATCTCCGCTAAAATCGAATCCTGCAAAATCTCCAGCGAAGTTGTCTCCAAAGAATTTAATCTCGTCTTTTATTTGATAGACATCCTCAAGACCCAAATCCTCAAGGGTGAATAGCCTATTATGTATATTAAATTGACACTCTCGGAAACTGCCGCTACCTATTTCCATAAGATAATCGATCAATTCATCGGAGATTCCTTCAAACTCACTTCTCAAATTTTCGATTTCAGAATTTGACAGGATATCTCTTTTATTCGTCTCATCCTCGTGACTTTCTACTGCATCTAAGAATTCGAATTCAGCTGTATACTTCATGGAGGTCCAGGTAATGGACTATAACGTTTAGTATATGAGCAGTAGCGAATATAATTCCAATAATATGTCAAATAGCAAGATACTCATTTAACTGAAAAATGCGGTTCAAGTTTGCACTTAAACCGCTATTTATTACATACCCTGTTAGGTAAAGTTTTATCCAACCAAATTAGGAAGTCCTTTTCCTGTTTCTAAATACTGTTTCAGGCTGGTCGAAATAAAATAAGTCCATCCAGCATCACATATTTCATAGCAATTTAATTCTGGAGTTAATCCTTTATGCTCAAAAAATATTTCGATTGTATCTGTATTCAACTTTTTGAAATTGAACACAATTTCACTATTTAGCCATTCTTCCTTAATTCCTTTGAGGTCAGAAACACTATGATTTGCATAAATACACTTCCAACGTACTTCGTCAAATTTGTTTAATGTAGTTACTTTAAATCCCCATGCAGTTTCTTCTTCAAAAAAGACAGAAAATTCATCATCAACTGTGGTTATTACTGAATTATTTACGTTGCCCCACCAGTTTCTAATACCGAGAGTGACTGCTTCAAAAGCTTTTTCTTTAGTAGAAGATACTATTATCGTTTGTTTGAAATTCATTTTACTTTTTTTACCAGGTTTTACATCATTTCTAATACTTCTCTGATTTCGAGTATCCAACTGGCGTCTTCAAAACGAGGATCTTCTTTCAATACTGCTATCAAACTTTCATTATCCTTTGCCTGCAATGCATAAAACCCAGCAATGCTTGTTTCCACCAACGTTTCTTCCGAAAGCACTGAACCGTTACCAATAAGATTAGTTCCAATTGGTTGTAAAGGCTGTGCATCAAGCAAATGCCCCTTTTCTTTTAATTGCCCTAAATAGGCACCAACTTTTCGTACATGCTCCTTTTGAATTTCTTCCGAAAGATTAAAAATTGATTCTCCCTGCGGGTAAATGAATACCATAAATTTTTTCATTTGTTTTTGTTTTTAGTTCTTACTCTTTAGACTGGAGTAGAAGAAAAAACGGTTGTAACAAATGAATTTTATAAGTCCTTACAAGCTTTTTCCACCTTGGGATAGGTTTTTCCATTGGCGGCATTAGTTTGATTTAGCAAGAAATCGTGTAATAGAAAATTATTGCTCTGCAAAGGATCAATCCCTTTTATCAATGCCGCCCTCATCTTGTACAAATTGGTTGCGTTAGCATTGGTCTTTTCTTTTACCATTTCGAGTTCGGCAATTTTCCTTTGTGTTTCGGCCTTAGAATTGCCAGTATTGCTTAATTCCGAACATTTCCAACAAGCTCCTGTTTTGTGGATTAGCGTACAGTCTTCAGAAAAAACATCTTTCATGGTTTTTCTACCCTTATGCAACAAGTGTTTTATTCCTCCTAGAGGTTTGTCCATGATTTTGGCAATTTCAGCTACTTTGAAATCGTAAATATCTGCCAACATTATGGCTGTGTGACGTTCGAGAGGCAAGTATTTCATTACACAAGTAAAGCAATAATCAATGTGGTTTTTGATGTCAAACTCGTTTTTAAAGTAAATGTCCATTACCTGCTGTTGGAGTTTTGAAGAGTTTTTGATTGATTGACTGCAATTATCCTGTGCATTTCTAGTCCATCTTTTTTGTGCGTGAAAATGATCTTTGATCAAATTGTTAGCAATGGCAAATAGCCAGGTTTTAAAAGTTGATTCCGCTTTATAATATTCAAGATTCTTATATGCTTTTAGAAAGGTTTCTTGACTAAGATCTTCAACATCTTCAGAATTTGCCACTAGTCGGTATATGAAAGATTTCAACTTGGCTTGATTTTCCTTGAATAATTTTTCAAACTCAGTTTCAGTGATTTTCATTTCAATTTTGCCTTAACGCTTAGTATAAGAATAGTAACAGTATTTCAAATGCTAGCTTTTTCAAAATAGACTTCCTATAAATATGAAAAAGCGACTTTGATTAAGCACCAAAACCGCTATTATTTTTATACATTGTTACCTGACGTGAGTATAAATATTATTCGATTTATTTATTTCATGTTTTTAA
Coding sequences within:
- a CDS encoding AraC family transcriptional regulator, giving the protein MDLVKNLGDGVVEVVFIHLFPHILKEVFANELPDALRKGDHFDHLNIVSHEKVLTKYIDSLELYFQTPTLANDDILFLKIKELVLLLIQTKNVESIYEIVSEINSGPHVELRKVVRKHLYSTLSTEELAKMCNMSLSTFNRNFKKEFNDSPVSYINHRRIEKAQELLQQSNKSIADIAYSTGFNDPLYFSRLFKRETKKSPTQYREELKG
- a CDS encoding YciI family protein; this translates as MKKFMVFIYPQGESIFNLSEEIQKEHVRKVGAYLGQLKEKGHLLDAQPLQPIGTNLIGNGSVLSEETLVETSIAGFYALQAKDNESLIAVLKEDPRFEDASWILEIREVLEMM
- a CDS encoding sigma-70 family RNA polymerase sigma factor, producing MKITETEFEKLFKENQAKLKSFIYRLVANSEDVEDLSQETFLKAYKNLEYYKAESTFKTWLFAIANNLIKDHFHAQKRWTRNAQDNCSQSIKNSSKLQQQVMDIYFKNEFDIKNHIDYCFTCVMKYLPLERHTAIMLADIYDFKVAEIAKIMDKPLGGIKHLLHKGRKTMKDVFSEDCTLIHKTGACWKCSELSNTGNSKAETQRKIAELEMVKEKTNANATNLYKMRAALIKGIDPLQSNNFLLHDFLLNQTNAANGKTYPKVEKACKDL